The proteins below are encoded in one region of Pseudomonas putida NBRC 14164:
- a CDS encoding helix-turn-helix domain-containing protein, with product MTTPNALQVQAFHTTDVSEQVRATPGWQQQYRQMSPGHFSGELRWLGMDGVEVYEERLNTRVEQFFRAPSGSLAFCFDRSENSLYLLNEQSRNIWITPENYQEVAVVFDQAFLARHGLDPQRLEGLFMVPLGSGQNALFGSWLSATLTRLGQADCPLQGQALAEQLLEDCLFILDNASQRLQGIALGRRDEERAIMRRVSEWAADCPEETLNLVELADVAGVSLRQLQQAFKAFTGMPPAQWLRLRRLNGARRDLLRDGRATVAEVAMRWSFWHLGRFSESYRQLFKEFPSETLKRSRG from the coding sequence GTGACAACGCCCAATGCGCTGCAAGTCCAGGCCTTCCATACCACCGACGTTTCCGAGCAAGTGCGCGCTACCCCCGGCTGGCAGCAGCAGTACCGGCAGATGTCGCCGGGGCATTTCAGCGGTGAGCTGCGCTGGCTGGGGATGGATGGCGTGGAGGTGTACGAGGAGCGCTTGAACACCCGCGTGGAACAGTTTTTCCGTGCGCCGAGCGGTTCACTGGCGTTCTGCTTCGACCGCAGCGAAAACAGCCTGTACCTGCTGAACGAGCAAAGCCGCAACATCTGGATCACCCCGGAGAACTACCAGGAAGTGGCAGTGGTGTTCGACCAAGCCTTCCTGGCCCGCCATGGGCTGGACCCGCAACGCCTCGAAGGGTTGTTCATGGTGCCGCTGGGCAGTGGGCAGAACGCATTGTTTGGCAGCTGGCTGAGTGCCACGCTGACCCGCCTCGGGCAGGCCGACTGCCCATTGCAGGGGCAAGCCCTGGCGGAACAACTGCTGGAGGATTGCCTGTTCATTCTCGATAACGCCAGCCAGCGCCTGCAGGGCATAGCCTTGGGGCGGCGCGACGAAGAGCGGGCGATCATGCGCCGGGTCAGCGAGTGGGCGGCGGACTGCCCAGAAGAGACGTTGAACCTGGTGGAGCTGGCAGATGTTGCCGGGGTCTCGTTGCGCCAGTTGCAGCAGGCGTTCAAGGCATTTACCGGCATGCCGCCTGCCCAGTGGCTGCGCTTGCGCCGGCTGAATGGCGCGCGTCGCGATCTGTTACGCGATGGCAGGGCGACCGTGGCCGAGGTCGCGATGCGCTGGTCATTCTGGCATTTAGGAAGGTTTTCAGAGAGTTACCGGCAATTGTTCAAGGAGTTTCCGAGCGAAACCTTGAAGCGGAGCAGGGGCTAA
- a CDS encoding AAA family ATPase — MFYLPLPCDQADRLASEPKTDFFTTASVLEAAAVLFAQNLPRQPATASADAQERRFAEIVRIANEVESAAPGRFQGQVAQHFDREAFAMGLGMLGENGIALLSAEVQYTLDELLDTEGQWNFQFADTYRQRATPLHPVYLPSLASDLMLSDQQNRLLREFLSGIDESVAVQGFAGTGKTFLIHQFARLLEPQRTLLLALTESQLRALQARVKDAAAYTALTFGQLADELLNRDLTNNGWRLRDPYRTKLSWRPQNEQVVRWLAIPDIGPLAARDVVALCVRAVRTFCHSADTQLQLHHLPWAGPGTSPLDQEVLLEKARLYWQELIRPSAREVQLPVRDYHRVKLLSLTGYVIDSRYTHVIVDEAHELSAPMLAVLDRSPQSIIALGDELQNLNGLSPHHGSFIRQRYIDHSLRAGPAMDNVLNPLIQAHPAAIQAAFSGSAEHYTRVSFFDTVTVPEQPTALIVDDEWGLFGWFQRLTHQSVPFVLLKSARKDFELFVEDCIELYRFGTRPRHPMLFRYASWQALEQDKGDDKAFVAVANMLRKGYTPEHFAKAKSRYRWDKAPKLFLGRVRDVKNMEFARVMVSPELMVAPQVAGNRNERARMLAGLYTACSRARHELIVPGGMLDWVKDLVRD; from the coding sequence ATGTTCTACCTGCCTTTGCCCTGCGACCAGGCCGACCGCCTCGCCAGCGAACCAAAAACCGACTTTTTCACCACTGCCAGCGTCCTCGAAGCCGCCGCAGTGTTGTTCGCGCAAAACCTGCCGCGCCAGCCCGCCACCGCCTCGGCCGACGCCCAAGAGCGCCGTTTCGCCGAAATCGTACGCATCGCCAACGAAGTTGAAAGCGCGGCGCCTGGTCGCTTTCAAGGCCAGGTAGCGCAGCACTTCGATCGTGAAGCCTTTGCCATGGGCCTGGGCATGCTGGGCGAAAACGGCATTGCTCTGCTGTCCGCCGAGGTGCAGTACACGCTTGACGAACTGTTGGATACCGAAGGCCAGTGGAATTTCCAGTTCGCCGACACCTACCGCCAGCGGGCCACACCGCTGCATCCGGTGTACCTGCCGTCGCTGGCCAGTGATCTGATGCTCAGCGACCAGCAGAACCGCCTGCTGCGCGAGTTTCTCAGTGGTATCGACGAGTCAGTGGCGGTGCAGGGCTTTGCTGGCACTGGCAAGACCTTCCTGATTCACCAGTTCGCCCGCCTGCTGGAACCACAGCGCACGTTGCTTCTGGCTTTGACCGAAAGCCAGTTGCGCGCCTTGCAGGCGCGGGTAAAGGACGCTGCCGCCTACACCGCGCTGACTTTCGGTCAGTTGGCTGACGAGCTGCTCAACCGCGACCTCACCAACAACGGCTGGCGTCTGCGCGACCCGTATCGCACCAAATTGTCATGGCGCCCGCAGAATGAGCAGGTTGTACGCTGGCTGGCCATCCCTGACATCGGCCCGCTCGCCGCGCGCGATGTGGTTGCCTTGTGCGTCCGTGCCGTGCGGACCTTCTGCCACAGTGCCGATACCCAGCTTCAGCTGCACCATTTGCCCTGGGCCGGGCCGGGTACTTCGCCGCTGGATCAGGAGGTACTGCTGGAAAAGGCCCGCCTGTATTGGCAAGAGCTGATTCGCCCGTCCGCGCGGGAAGTCCAGCTGCCGGTGCGCGACTACCACCGGGTCAAGTTGCTGTCGTTGACCGGTTATGTGATCGATAGCCGCTACACCCACGTGATCGTCGACGAGGCTCACGAGCTGTCGGCACCGATGCTTGCCGTGCTGGACCGCAGCCCGCAGTCGATCATTGCGCTGGGCGACGAGTTGCAGAACCTCAACGGCCTCAGCCCGCACCATGGCAGCTTCATCCGCCAACGCTACATCGACCATTCCCTGCGTGCCGGGCCGGCGATGGACAATGTGCTCAACCCGCTGATCCAGGCGCACCCGGCGGCGATCCAGGCAGCCTTCAGTGGCAGCGCCGAGCATTACACGCGGGTCAGTTTCTTCGATACGGTAACCGTGCCGGAACAGCCCACGGCGCTGATCGTCGATGATGAATGGGGGCTGTTTGGCTGGTTCCAGCGCCTGACGCACCAAAGTGTGCCGTTCGTATTGCTGAAAAGCGCGCGCAAGGACTTCGAGCTGTTCGTGGAGGACTGCATCGAGCTATACCGCTTTGGCACTCGACCGCGTCACCCGATGTTGTTCCGCTACGCCAGTTGGCAGGCGCTGGAGCAGGACAAGGGCGATGACAAGGCGTTTGTTGCCGTGGCCAACATGCTGCGCAAAGGCTATACGCCGGAGCATTTTGCCAAAGCCAAGAGCCGTTACCGCTGGGACAAGGCGCCCAAGTTGTTCCTGGGGCGGGTGCGGGATGTGAAAAACATGGAGTTCGCCCGGGTGATGGTGTCGCCGGAGCTGATGGTGGCGCCGCAGGTGGCGGGCAACCGCAATGAGCGGGCGCGGATGCTGGCGGGGCTGTATACCGCCTGTTCGCGGGCGCGGCATGAACTGATCGTGCCGGGGGGGATGCTGGACTGGGTCAAGGACCTGGTTCGGGATTGA
- a CDS encoding aldehyde dehydrogenase family protein has product MSAISSLTHAISLDPYSGEQIGAYPFDTDAALEAALQRAKVGYGQWRQVSLGQRSEYLLALASTLEAKAEAFAQMISREIGKPIAQARGEVSKCVGLCRWYAEHGPAMLAAEPTQVEKARIEYRPLGPILAVMPWNFPVWQVLRGAVPAILAGNTYVLKHAPNVMGSAYLLGELFKDAGLPDGVFEVLNVTPDGVTRAINDPRIAAVTLTGSVRAGMAIGAQAGAALKKCVLELGGSDPFIVLADADLDAAVKAAVIGRYQNTGQVCAAAKRLIVEDSIVEEFTRKFVEATRELKVGNPLEDDTYIGPMARYDLRDELDGQVQATLAEGATLLLGGNKVEGVANFYAPTVFANVTPQMTAFKQELFGPVAAIITARDADHAVELANDSDFGLAATIYTADYALAERMTAALDTGGVFINGYCASDPRVAFGGVKKSGFGRELSHFGVREFTNAQTVWLDRN; this is encoded by the coding sequence ATGAGCGCGATCAGCAGCCTGACCCACGCCATCTCCCTCGACCCGTACAGCGGCGAGCAGATCGGCGCCTACCCGTTCGACACCGACGCCGCACTGGAAGCGGCGCTGCAACGTGCCAAGGTTGGCTACGGCCAGTGGCGCCAAGTGTCGCTGGGTCAGCGCAGCGAGTACCTGCTCGCCTTGGCCAGCACCCTCGAAGCCAAGGCCGAAGCCTTTGCCCAGATGATCAGCCGCGAAATCGGCAAGCCGATTGCCCAGGCCCGTGGCGAAGTCAGCAAGTGCGTCGGCCTGTGCCGCTGGTATGCCGAACACGGCCCGGCCATGCTTGCCGCTGAGCCGACCCAGGTTGAAAAAGCCCGTATCGAATACCGCCCGCTCGGCCCGATCCTGGCCGTGATGCCGTGGAACTTCCCGGTCTGGCAGGTACTGCGCGGCGCCGTGCCGGCGATCCTGGCAGGCAATACCTACGTGCTCAAGCACGCGCCGAACGTGATGGGCAGCGCCTACCTGCTGGGCGAGCTGTTCAAGGATGCCGGCCTGCCGGATGGCGTGTTCGAAGTGCTGAACGTGACCCCGGATGGCGTCACCCGCGCCATCAACGACCCGCGTATCGCCGCCGTGACCCTGACCGGCAGCGTGCGTGCCGGCATGGCGATTGGTGCCCAGGCCGGTGCGGCACTGAAGAAGTGTGTACTGGAGCTCGGTGGCTCCGACCCGTTCATCGTGCTGGCCGACGCCGACCTGGATGCAGCCGTCAAGGCCGCAGTCATTGGCCGTTACCAGAACACCGGCCAGGTCTGCGCAGCGGCCAAGCGCCTGATCGTGGAAGACAGCATTGTCGAGGAGTTCACGCGCAAGTTCGTTGAAGCAACCCGCGAGCTGAAAGTCGGCAACCCACTGGAAGACGACACCTACATCGGCCCGATGGCCCGTTACGACCTGCGCGACGAGCTGGACGGCCAGGTTCAGGCGACCCTCGCCGAAGGCGCCACCCTGCTGCTGGGCGGCAACAAGGTCGAAGGCGTGGCCAACTTCTATGCGCCGACCGTGTTCGCCAACGTCACCCCGCAAATGACCGCATTCAAGCAGGAGTTGTTCGGGCCAGTGGCTGCGATCATCACTGCGCGTGATGCCGACCATGCGGTGGAATTGGCCAACGACAGCGATTTCGGCCTGGCCGCGACCATCTACACCGCCGACTATGCGCTGGCCGAGCGCATGACTGCGGCACTGGATACCGGTGGCGTGTTCATCAACGGCTACTGCGCTTCCGACCCCCGTGTGGCGTTTGGTGGCGTGAAGAAGAGCGGGTTCGGGCGTGAGCTGTCGCACTTTGGTGTGCGCGAGTTCACCAATGCCCAGACGGTGTGGCTGGACCGTAACTGA
- the ptrR gene encoding putrescine utilization regulator PtrR — translation MDLVQLEIFKAVAEQGSISAAAQHIHRVPSNLTTRIKQLEEDLGVELFIREKSRLRLSPAGWNFLEYTRRILDLVHEARLTVAGEDPQGTFALGSLESTAAVRIPALLAAYNQRYPKVDLDLSTGPSGTMLEGVLSGRLVAAFVDGPVLHPTLEGMPVFEEEMMVIAPLNHAPVTRAQDVNGESIYAFRANCSYRHHFENWFVKDQAVPGKIHEMESYHGMLACVSAGAGLAMMPRSMLDNMPGCSTVSAWPMSEDFRYLKTWLVWRRGAVSRSLSMFVKLLEEGRTTS, via the coding sequence GTGGACCTGGTGCAACTGGAGATCTTCAAGGCGGTGGCAGAGCAGGGCAGCATCAGCGCCGCCGCGCAGCACATCCATCGGGTGCCGTCCAACCTGACCACGCGCATCAAGCAACTGGAAGAAGACCTGGGCGTGGAGCTGTTCATTCGCGAGAAAAGCCGCCTGCGCCTGTCGCCTGCAGGCTGGAATTTTCTTGAATACACCCGGCGCATCCTCGACCTGGTGCACGAGGCGCGCCTTACCGTCGCCGGTGAAGACCCGCAGGGCACCTTTGCCCTCGGTTCGCTGGAAAGCACGGCAGCGGTGCGCATCCCGGCTTTGCTGGCGGCGTACAACCAGCGCTACCCCAAGGTAGACCTTGACCTGTCCACCGGGCCATCCGGGACCATGCTCGAAGGCGTGTTGTCTGGCCGGCTGGTGGCCGCGTTCGTCGACGGCCCGGTGCTGCACCCGACACTGGAAGGCATGCCGGTGTTCGAAGAGGAAATGATGGTCATCGCGCCGCTCAACCATGCGCCAGTTACGCGCGCCCAGGATGTGAACGGTGAGAGCATCTACGCCTTCCGTGCCAACTGCTCGTATCGCCATCACTTCGAGAACTGGTTCGTTAAGGACCAGGCAGTGCCGGGCAAGATTCACGAGATGGAGTCGTACCATGGCATGTTGGCGTGCGTCAGCGCTGGCGCAGGCCTGGCCATGATGCCGCGCAGCATGCTCGACAATATGCCCGGGTGCAGCACAGTCAGTGCCTGGCCTATGTCGGAAGATTTTCGCTACCTGAAAACCTGGCTGGTCTGGCGGCGGGGCGCTGTATCACGCAGCTTGAGCATGTTCGTGAAACTGCTTGAGGAAGGGCGTACAACCTCTTGA
- a CDS encoding acyloxyacyl hydrolase, whose translation MKTRLAASLAAAVLAFAGANLAQAAQVSGAVGATSQGDMTYRIGLSFDWDKKWLESSTGYVTGYWDAAYTYWEGGDASGAHSLSFSPVFTYEFSGFTYTPYIEAGIGLAAFSKTDVGDQRMGSAVNFEDRIGFGLKLPGEQKVGIRALHYSNAGIKQPNDGIESYSLFYSKGF comes from the coding sequence ATGAAAACCCGTCTCGCTGCTTCGCTGGCCGCTGCAGTGCTGGCCTTTGCAGGGGCCAACCTGGCCCAGGCTGCGCAGGTATCCGGCGCCGTTGGCGCCACCAGCCAAGGTGACATGACCTACCGTATTGGCTTGTCCTTCGATTGGGACAAGAAGTGGCTGGAGAGCAGTACTGGCTATGTGACCGGTTACTGGGATGCTGCCTACACCTATTGGGAGGGCGGTGACGCCAGTGGTGCGCACTCGCTGTCGTTCAGCCCGGTGTTCACTTACGAGTTCAGCGGTTTTACCTACACGCCGTACATCGAGGCCGGTATTGGCCTGGCGGCGTTTTCCAAGACCGACGTGGGTGACCAGCGCATGGGGTCGGCGGTCAACTTCGAAGACCGCATCGGTTTCGGCCTGAAGTTGCCAGGTGAGCAGAAAGTCGGGATTCGCGCGTTGCATTATTCCAATGCGGGAATCAAGCAGCCAAACGACGGTATTGAGTCCTACTCGCTGTTCTACAGCAAAGGTTTCTGA
- a CDS encoding universal stress protein, with translation MSQFKRLFVMLGPQMRHTPALQRAAALAESSGALLDINVFVDDVDTFGLMSDGRERERLLSDNRQWLADEAEQLGNAGLDVSTELLLTRDPLGSALERVERQGCDLLVKDVQHEPVLKRLLVTPLDWQLLKDSPVAVHLVSDIRLPLPRQIAAAVDLNSHGAGEHLDEQVIHSARALALQCNAELHLLHVCDAAKTHIADFGAGTVTMPGFDGSVRTAQRAAFNRLGDHHQIPLERRHFLEGPAIRAIAEFVGHSRADVIVMGSHRHDAMQTYLGGTTAHVLEHPLCNVLAIKAVR, from the coding sequence ATGAGCCAGTTCAAGCGCTTGTTTGTCATGCTCGGCCCGCAGATGCGCCATACGCCAGCGCTGCAACGCGCGGCGGCGCTGGCGGAATCCAGCGGTGCACTGCTGGATATCAACGTTTTCGTCGACGATGTCGACACCTTTGGCTTGATGAGCGATGGCCGCGAGCGTGAGCGGCTGCTCAGTGACAACCGCCAGTGGCTGGCAGATGAGGCTGAACAGTTGGGCAATGCTGGCCTGGACGTGTCTACCGAACTGTTGTTGACTCGCGACCCGCTGGGCAGCGCGCTGGAGCGGGTCGAACGGCAAGGCTGCGATTTGCTGGTCAAGGACGTGCAGCACGAACCGGTGCTCAAACGCCTGCTGGTCACGCCACTGGATTGGCAGTTGCTCAAGGACAGCCCGGTTGCCGTGCATCTGGTCAGCGACATCCGCCTGCCCCTGCCCCGGCAGATTGCCGCGGCAGTAGACCTTAACAGCCACGGTGCTGGCGAGCACCTGGACGAGCAGGTGATCCACAGTGCCCGTGCCCTGGCCCTGCAGTGCAACGCCGAGTTGCACTTGCTGCATGTGTGCGACGCGGCCAAAACCCATATTGCCGACTTCGGTGCCGGTACGGTGACCATGCCCGGCTTCGACGGCAGCGTGCGTACTGCGCAGCGGGCGGCGTTCAACCGGCTGGGTGACCATCACCAGATCCCGCTGGAGCGTCGGCACTTCCTGGAAGGCCCAGCTATCAGGGCCATTGCCGAGTTTGTCGGCCACAGCCGGGCAGATGTGATCGTGATGGGCAGCCATCGGCATGACGCGATGCAGACATACCTGGGCGGGACCACAGCGCATGTGCTGGAACACCCGCTGTGCAATGTGCTGGCGATCAAGGCCGTTCGCTGA
- the hisN gene encoding histidinol-phosphatase — protein sequence MSLSAEQIGEFCAFAEQLADAAAVAIKPYFRASLDVEDKGGRLYDPVTVADKAAEDAMRALIQARYPDHGILGEEAGVAVGSSPLTWVLDPIDGTRAFITGLPLWGTLIALNDGTRPVVGVMNQPFTGERFVGTPEGAWRSGTPLKTRACADLASATLMCTTPDMFDTAERKAAFEAVAGKARLMRYGGDCYAYCMLASGFVDVIVEASLQPYDVQALMPIIEGAGGVITAWDGSSAQNGGCVVACGDPALHAQMVEMLRHAM from the coding sequence ATGTCCCTGAGCGCTGAACAGATTGGCGAATTTTGCGCTTTCGCCGAGCAGTTGGCCGATGCTGCCGCAGTGGCGATCAAGCCATACTTTCGCGCCAGCCTGGATGTCGAGGACAAGGGCGGGCGCCTGTACGACCCAGTGACCGTGGCTGACAAGGCGGCCGAGGACGCCATGCGCGCGCTGATCCAGGCCCGCTACCCGGACCACGGTATTCTTGGTGAAGAGGCGGGCGTGGCCGTCGGCAGCAGCCCGTTGACCTGGGTGCTCGACCCGATCGACGGTACCCGGGCCTTCATCACCGGCCTGCCGTTGTGGGGCACGTTGATTGCCCTGAACGATGGCACGCGCCCTGTGGTTGGCGTGATGAACCAGCCATTCACCGGTGAACGCTTTGTCGGTACCCCTGAAGGTGCCTGGCGCAGCGGTACGCCACTGAAAACCCGTGCCTGTGCGGACCTTGCTTCGGCCACGCTGATGTGCACCACGCCGGACATGTTCGATACCGCCGAGCGCAAAGCCGCGTTCGAGGCCGTTGCCGGCAAGGCGCGCCTGATGCGCTACGGCGGCGATTGCTATGCCTACTGCATGCTGGCCTCGGGCTTTGTCGACGTGATTGTCGAAGCGAGCCTGCAGCCGTATGACGTACAGGCACTGATGCCGATCATCGAAGGGGCGGGTGGGGTGATCACTGCCTGGGATGGCAGCAGTGCACAGAATGGCGGGTGCGTTGTGGCCTGTGGTGACCCGGCGCTGCATGCGCAGATGGTAGAGATGTTGCGCCACGCCATGTGA
- a CDS encoding alpha/beta hydrolase, with protein MPTLVITHLRRRWFTWLCAATLVIGLPSSCAVLQHKERELVFRIEPGQASWFRGLPSGVQELDLRPRSFASNQNLHAWWWPAKRANAPAILYLHGVRWNLTGQMFRIEQLHAMGYSVLAVDYRGFGKSRGDLPSEATVYEDARIAWERFAQLQPDAGKRLIFGHSLGGAVAVELASELRREAQQSGVAAPARGLILESTFTSLGDVAAAVANTSLPVRWLMSQKFDSLDKIGNIGLPVLLVHGTDDRLVPPRFSQQLFDAARQPKTLLLVPGATHNNSMSLAGQRYRQAIQALL; from the coding sequence ATGCCTACCCTCGTCATCACCCACCTGCGCCGCCGTTGGTTCACCTGGCTGTGCGCCGCCACACTGGTCATCGGCTTGCCGTCCAGCTGTGCTGTCTTGCAGCACAAGGAGCGCGAGCTGGTGTTCCGCATCGAGCCCGGCCAGGCCAGCTGGTTCCGTGGGCTGCCCAGCGGTGTGCAGGAACTGGACCTGCGCCCGCGCAGCTTCGCCAGTAACCAGAACCTGCACGCCTGGTGGTGGCCGGCCAAGCGAGCCAACGCGCCGGCCATCCTCTACCTGCACGGTGTACGCTGGAACCTTACCGGCCAAATGTTCCGTATCGAGCAACTGCATGCCATGGGCTATTCGGTGCTTGCGGTGGATTACCGAGGCTTTGGCAAGAGCCGGGGCGACCTGCCTTCCGAAGCCACGGTCTATGAAGATGCACGCATTGCGTGGGAGCGCTTTGCCCAGCTGCAGCCGGATGCCGGCAAGCGCCTGATATTCGGTCATTCGCTGGGCGGCGCGGTGGCGGTGGAACTGGCCAGTGAACTGAGACGTGAAGCGCAGCAAAGCGGTGTTGCGGCGCCGGCCCGCGGGTTGATCCTTGAGTCGACCTTCACCTCCCTGGGCGATGTCGCGGCAGCGGTGGCCAATACCTCCCTCCCGGTGCGCTGGTTGATGTCGCAGAAGTTCGACTCGCTGGACAAGATCGGCAACATCGGCCTGCCAGTGCTGCTGGTGCATGGAACGGATGACCGTCTTGTACCCCCTCGCTTCAGCCAGCAGCTGTTCGACGCAGCCCGGCAGCCCAAGACATTGCTGCTGGTGCCGGGGGCCACCCATAACAACAGCATGAGCCTGGCCGGGCAGCGTTACAGGCAGGCAATACAGGCGCTGCTCTGA
- a CDS encoding LysR family transcriptional regulator translates to MVRHSEPDQTLIKMPSLRAVKVFVAAAKYQNFTRAAEALCVTQAAVSRQIRELETYLGAELFSRVGRAVELTVAGSIFFDAVQLSFVNISQAAERIRSNTNTKHVVTLCCSPAFAALWLGPRMPKFFDENPDIDINLVTTQNFLSMEPGVRPDIYITKLGKVQAGYSSHPLNHDVIYPVCTPQYLVQHPEIRNLQGLRDGTLLNLSPYGRSQVAEHVDWNVWLAFHDVDLKSRANTAPHFFNANDYNLLVQLALGSQGVALGWHHLIAPLVAQGMLVRPVEQELVLKDTFHFLAFNEDKEHDPSCRRLRDWLLDEFQPLLETLRTR, encoded by the coding sequence ATGGTCAGACACTCCGAACCCGATCAGACCCTGATCAAGATGCCCTCGCTGCGCGCGGTCAAAGTCTTCGTGGCCGCCGCCAAATACCAGAACTTCACCCGTGCCGCCGAGGCGCTGTGCGTCACCCAGGCCGCAGTCAGCCGCCAGATTCGTGAGCTGGAAACCTACCTGGGCGCCGAACTGTTCAGCCGTGTGGGCCGTGCGGTGGAGTTGACTGTGGCCGGTTCAATCTTCTTCGATGCTGTGCAGTTATCGTTCGTCAACATCTCCCAGGCGGCCGAGCGCATCCGCAGCAACACCAACACCAAGCACGTGGTCACCCTGTGCTGCTCACCGGCATTTGCCGCGCTGTGGCTGGGGCCGCGCATGCCGAAGTTTTTCGACGAAAACCCGGACATCGACATCAACCTGGTGACCACGCAGAACTTTTTGTCGATGGAGCCTGGCGTTCGGCCGGACATCTACATCACCAAACTTGGAAAAGTGCAGGCCGGCTACAGCTCACACCCTCTCAACCACGACGTGATCTACCCGGTTTGCACACCGCAATACCTGGTGCAACACCCTGAAATACGCAACCTGCAAGGGCTGCGGGATGGCACGTTGCTGAACCTCAGCCCCTATGGTCGCTCGCAGGTGGCCGAGCATGTGGACTGGAACGTGTGGCTGGCCTTTCATGACGTCGACCTGAAAAGCCGCGCCAATACCGCGCCGCACTTTTTCAATGCCAACGACTACAACCTGCTGGTGCAGCTGGCATTGGGGAGCCAGGGTGTGGCGCTGGGCTGGCATCACTTGATTGCACCGCTGGTGGCGCAAGGCATGCTGGTGCGGCCGGTGGAACAGGAACTGGTATTGAAAGATACCTTCCACTTCCTGGCATTCAACGAAGACAAGGAACATGACCCCAGCTGCCGGCGGTTACGCGACTGGTTGCTGGACGAGTTTCAGCCGTTGCTGGAAACGCTCCGCACTCGCTGA
- a CDS encoding quaternary amine ABC transporter ATP-binding protein, whose translation MSHADEILSVKNIFKVFGPNPNMAMEMLRKGADKNEIFSKTGHVVGVFGASFSVKRGEIFVIMGLSGSGKSTMVRLFNRLIEPTSGSIHLNGKEITGLSDKALLDVRRKEMGMVFQSFALMPHMSVLENAAFGLEIAGVPEAERHSRAREALSQVGLAGHEHSYPHQLSGGMQQRVGLARALANDPAILLMDEAFSALDPLIRSEMQGELIRLQAEQQRTIIFISHDIEEAIRIGHRIAIMEGGRVVQIGTPQELINQPANDYVRTFFKSFDSSRVLKAGDVARFDPAVVCKVNGKAPSFQAGVPFGYLVDERGQLLGVVDTDANGATASDRYSLHEQCPVYTDTPLHEVLGIAANLPYPVPVLDRQGAFKGTLSKNELLQTLSRN comes from the coding sequence ATGAGCCATGCCGATGAGATTCTTTCGGTAAAAAACATCTTCAAGGTTTTCGGTCCCAACCCGAACATGGCCATGGAGATGCTCCGCAAGGGCGCCGACAAGAACGAAATCTTCAGCAAGACCGGCCACGTCGTCGGGGTGTTCGGTGCAAGCTTTTCCGTCAAGCGTGGCGAGATCTTCGTCATCATGGGCCTGTCGGGCTCGGGCAAATCGACCATGGTGCGGCTGTTCAACCGCCTGATCGAACCTACCTCCGGCAGCATTCACCTCAACGGCAAGGAAATTACCGGGCTCTCCGACAAAGCCCTGCTTGATGTGCGCCGCAAGGAAATGGGCATGGTGTTCCAGTCCTTTGCCCTGATGCCGCACATGAGCGTGCTGGAAAACGCCGCTTTCGGCCTGGAAATCGCCGGCGTCCCAGAGGCAGAGCGCCATAGTCGCGCCCGTGAGGCGTTGAGCCAGGTGGGCTTGGCGGGCCACGAACACAGCTACCCGCACCAGCTTTCCGGCGGCATGCAGCAGCGTGTGGGCCTGGCCCGAGCGCTGGCCAACGATCCCGCGATCCTGTTGATGGACGAGGCGTTCTCCGCCCTCGACCCGCTGATCCGAAGCGAAATGCAGGGCGAGCTGATTCGCCTGCAGGCCGAGCAGCAGCGCACCATCATCTTCATCTCCCACGACATCGAGGAAGCCATCCGCATCGGGCACCGCATTGCGATCATGGAAGGTGGCCGCGTGGTGCAGATCGGCACCCCGCAAGAGCTCATCAACCAACCGGCCAACGACTACGTACGTACCTTCTTCAAGAGCTTCGACAGCTCGCGGGTACTCAAGGCCGGTGATGTGGCCAGGTTTGACCCGGCGGTGGTGTGCAAGGTCAACGGCAAGGCCCCTAGCTTCCAGGCCGGTGTGCCGTTCGGCTACCTGGTCGACGAACGCGGGCAGTTGCTGGGCGTGGTCGATACCGACGCCAACGGTGCTACCGCCAGTGACCGCTACAGCCTGCACGAGCAGTGCCCGGTGTACACCGATACGCCGCTGCACGAAGTGCTCGGGATTGCGGCCAACCTGCCTTACCCGGTGCCGGTGCTCGACCGCCAGGGCGCCTTCAAGGGCACGCTGTCGAAGAACGAGCTGCTGCAGACCCTGAGCCGCAACTAA